Proteins encoded together in one Pseudoxanthomonas sp. Root65 window:
- a CDS encoding FMN-binding glutamate synthase family protein, with amino-acid sequence MQRYLAYAGSIALALASFWLALTWPAAWWGVAAFGALALLGTWDVLQTRSTLRRNYPVLAHFRYGLESVGPEIRQYFIEGDTAEVPFSRQQRALVYQRAKGVSDVVPFGSQQDVYGVDYEWINHSMAPAHVDSHDFRVVIGAGTAQPYSASVFNISAMSFGSLSANAVRALNEGARRGNFYHDTGEGSISAYHREKGGDLVWEIGSGYFGCRDEQGRFSEERFVQNAQSPQVKMIELKLSQGAKPGHGGVLPAAKVSAEIAATRGVPMGHDCVSPAKHSAFSTPVELLQFVARLRELSGGKPTGFKLAIGHPWEWFGIAKAMHETGLLPDFIVVDGAEGGTGAAPAEFIDHVGVPMHEALLLVHNTLVGLNLRDRIRIGAAGRIISGFDIARTMAMGADWCNAARGFMFALGCIQAQSCHNDRCPTGVATQDPKRWKHLDVADKSVRVQQFHDNTLKALRDMLCAAGLEHPQQLGPEHILRRVSPIEVRSLAALYKFLEPGELLDGVPSHAVFRDFWPDARSDCFAPPRRVSSLCDTKDR; translated from the coding sequence ATGCAGCGTTACCTCGCCTATGCCGGCAGCATCGCGCTGGCGCTTGCTTCGTTCTGGCTGGCATTGACGTGGCCGGCGGCGTGGTGGGGCGTGGCCGCGTTCGGCGCGCTGGCGCTGCTGGGCACGTGGGACGTGCTGCAGACGCGCAGCACCTTGCGCCGCAATTACCCGGTGCTGGCGCATTTCCGCTATGGACTGGAATCGGTCGGTCCGGAGATCCGTCAGTACTTCATCGAGGGCGATACCGCCGAAGTGCCGTTCTCGCGGCAGCAGCGGGCACTGGTCTACCAGCGAGCGAAGGGCGTCAGCGACGTGGTGCCGTTCGGCAGCCAGCAGGACGTCTACGGCGTGGACTACGAGTGGATCAACCATTCGATGGCGCCGGCGCACGTAGACTCGCACGATTTCCGCGTGGTGATCGGTGCCGGCACGGCGCAGCCGTATTCGGCCAGTGTGTTCAACATCTCGGCGATGAGCTTCGGCTCGCTGTCGGCCAATGCGGTGCGCGCGCTGAACGAGGGTGCGCGGCGCGGCAACTTCTACCACGACACCGGCGAGGGCTCGATCTCGGCCTACCACCGCGAGAAGGGCGGCGACCTGGTCTGGGAGATCGGCTCGGGCTACTTCGGCTGCCGCGACGAACAGGGCCGCTTCAGTGAGGAGCGCTTCGTCCAGAACGCGCAGTCGCCGCAGGTGAAGATGATCGAGCTGAAGCTGTCGCAGGGCGCCAAGCCCGGTCACGGTGGCGTGCTGCCGGCGGCGAAGGTCAGTGCCGAGATCGCCGCCACTCGCGGCGTACCGATGGGGCACGACTGCGTCTCGCCAGCGAAGCACTCGGCGTTCTCCACGCCGGTCGAGCTACTGCAGTTCGTCGCACGCCTGCGCGAACTGTCGGGCGGCAAGCCGACCGGCTTCAAGCTGGCGATCGGGCACCCCTGGGAATGGTTTGGCATCGCCAAGGCGATGCATGAGACCGGGCTGCTGCCCGATTTCATCGTGGTGGACGGTGCCGAGGGCGGCACGGGCGCGGCGCCGGCCGAGTTCATCGACCACGTCGGCGTGCCGATGCACGAGGCGCTGCTGCTGGTCCACAACACGCTGGTCGGCCTGAACCTGCGCGACCGCATCCGGATCGGCGCGGCCGGCCGGATCATCAGCGGCTTCGATATCGCCCGCACCATGGCGATGGGTGCCGACTGGTGCAATGCCGCGCGTGGCTTCATGTTCGCCCTGGGCTGCATCCAGGCGCAGAGCTGCCACAACGACCGCTGCCCGACCGGCGTGGCCACCCAGGACCCGAAGCGCTGGAAACACCTGGACGTGGCGGACAAGTCGGTGCGCGTGCAGCAGTTCCACGACAACACGCTCAAGGCCCTGCGCGACATGCTGTGCGCGGCGGGGCTGGAGCATCCGCAGCAACTGGGGCCGGAGCACATCCTGCGGCGCGTCTCGCCGATCGAGGTGCGTTCGCTGGCCGCGCTCTACAAGTTCCTGGAACCTGGCGAACTGCTGGATGGGGTGCCCAGCCATGCGGTGTTCCGCGACTTCTGGCCGGATGCACGCAGCGACTGTTTCGCGCCACCGCGCCGGGTCAGTTCGCTGTGCGACACCAAGGACCGTTGA
- the gyrA gene encoding DNA gyrase subunit A: MADTAKEIIPVNLEDEMRRSYLDYAMSVIVGRALPDVRDGLKPVHRRVLFAMNELGNHANKPHVKSARIVGDVIGKYHPHGDQSVYDTLVRMAQPFSLRYMLVDGQGNFGSVDGDSAAAMRYTEARMAKLTHELLADIDKETVDFQPNYDEKEQEPTVLPTRFPNLLVNGSAGIAVGMATNIPPHNLSEVVNGLIALIDNPELDVDGLMQYIPGPDFPTGGIINGTAGIIAGYRTGRGRVRMRAKADIEINDDNGRESIIVTEIPYQVNKARLIEKIAELVKEKKLEGISELRDESDKDGMRIYIEVKRGESAEVVLNNLYLQTPMESVFGINMVALVDGRPQLLNLKQMLEAFVRHRREVVTRRTIFELRKARNRAHILEGLTVALANIDEMIELIKTSANPQEARERMLAKTWEPGLVGSLLAAAGAEASRPEDLPAAIGFVDGRYQLSEAQATQILEMRLHRLTGLEQEKLTEEYRQLLETIAGLIRILENPDVLLQVIRDELLNVKAEFGDERRSEIRHSEEDLDILDLIAPEDMVVTLSHAGYAKRQPASAYRAQKRGGRGRSAASTKEEDFIDQLWLVNTHDTLLTFTSSGKVFWLPVYQLPEAGSNARGRPIINWIPLEPGEKVQAVVPVRAYEEGRYVFFATRNGTVKKTPLTEFAFKLARGKIAINLDEGDALVGVALTDGERDIMLFASNGRAVRFSEALVRAMGRTATGVRGMRLVEGADADADGEHDEGEAADGESAAPILESGSEVVSLVVVDGDGDILTASERGYGKRTPVADYPRKGRGTRGVIALKTTERNGRLVGAIQLSDHHEVLLISDGGTLVRTRAAEISQVGRNTQGVTLIRLSEGETLQAVERLDASLDDEEGIEGVPGVVATTPEATDMPPEA, from the coding sequence ATGGCCGATACCGCCAAGGAAATCATCCCCGTCAACCTTGAAGACGAGATGCGCCGCAGCTATCTCGATTACGCGATGAGCGTGATCGTGGGGCGCGCGCTTCCGGATGTCCGCGACGGCCTGAAGCCTGTCCACCGGCGCGTCCTGTTCGCCATGAACGAACTGGGCAACCACGCCAACAAGCCGCACGTGAAGTCCGCCCGCATCGTCGGTGACGTGATCGGCAAGTACCACCCGCACGGCGACCAGTCGGTGTACGACACGCTGGTGCGCATGGCGCAGCCGTTCTCGCTGCGTTACATGCTGGTCGACGGCCAGGGCAACTTCGGTTCGGTCGACGGCGACTCCGCCGCCGCCATGCGTTACACCGAAGCCCGCATGGCCAAGCTCACCCACGAGCTGCTGGCCGACATCGACAAGGAAACCGTCGACTTCCAGCCCAACTACGACGAGAAGGAACAGGAGCCGACGGTCCTGCCGACGCGCTTCCCGAACCTGCTGGTCAACGGTTCGGCCGGCATCGCGGTGGGCATGGCCACCAACATCCCGCCGCACAACCTGTCGGAAGTGGTCAACGGCCTGATCGCGCTGATCGATAATCCGGAACTGGATGTCGACGGCCTGATGCAGTACATCCCGGGCCCGGATTTCCCCACCGGCGGCATCATCAACGGTACCGCCGGCATCATCGCCGGCTACCGCACCGGCCGTGGCCGCGTGCGCATGCGTGCCAAGGCCGACATCGAGATCAACGACGACAACGGCCGCGAGTCGATCATCGTCACCGAGATCCCGTACCAGGTGAACAAGGCGCGGCTGATCGAGAAGATCGCCGAGCTGGTGAAGGAAAAGAAGCTCGAGGGCATCAGCGAGCTGCGCGACGAGTCCGACAAGGACGGCATGCGCATCTACATCGAGGTCAAGCGCGGCGAATCGGCCGAGGTCGTCCTCAACAACCTGTACCTGCAGACGCCGATGGAATCGGTGTTCGGCATCAACATGGTGGCGCTGGTCGACGGCCGTCCGCAGCTGCTCAACCTGAAGCAGATGCTGGAAGCCTTCGTGCGCCACCGCCGCGAAGTGGTGACCCGCCGCACCATCTTCGAACTGCGCAAGGCGCGCAACCGCGCCCACATCCTGGAAGGCCTGACCGTCGCGCTCGCCAACATCGACGAGATGATCGAGCTGATCAAGACCTCGGCCAACCCGCAGGAAGCGCGCGAGCGCATGCTGGCCAAGACCTGGGAGCCGGGCCTGGTCGGTTCGCTGCTCGCCGCCGCGGGCGCCGAGGCCTCGCGTCCGGAAGACCTGCCGGCCGCGATCGGTTTCGTCGATGGCCGCTACCAGCTCAGCGAGGCCCAGGCCACGCAGATCCTGGAAATGCGCCTGCACCGCCTGACCGGCCTGGAGCAGGAAAAGCTCACCGAGGAATACCGCCAGCTGCTGGAAACCATCGCCGGCCTGATCCGCATCCTCGAGAACCCGGACGTGCTGCTGCAGGTGATCCGCGACGAGCTGCTGAACGTCAAGGCCGAGTTCGGCGACGAGCGCCGCAGCGAGATCCGCCACAGCGAGGAAGACCTCGACATCCTCGACCTGATCGCGCCGGAAGACATGGTGGTCACGCTGTCGCACGCCGGTTACGCCAAGCGCCAGCCGGCCAGCGCCTACCGCGCGCAGAAGCGTGGCGGCCGCGGTCGCAGTGCGGCGTCCACGAAGGAAGAGGATTTCATCGACCAGCTGTGGCTGGTCAACACGCACGACACACTGCTGACGTTCACCAGCAGCGGCAAGGTGTTCTGGCTGCCGGTGTACCAGCTGCCGGAGGCCGGTTCCAATGCGCGCGGCCGCCCGATCATCAACTGGATCCCGCTGGAGCCCGGCGAGAAGGTGCAGGCCGTAGTGCCGGTGCGCGCCTATGAAGAAGGTCGCTACGTCTTCTTCGCCACGAGGAACGGCACGGTCAAGAAGACGCCGCTCACCGAGTTCGCCTTCAAGCTGGCGCGCGGCAAGATCGCGATCAACCTGGACGAGGGCGATGCCCTCGTCGGCGTGGCGCTGACCGATGGCGAGCGCGACATCATGCTGTTCGCCTCCAACGGCCGTGCCGTGCGCTTCTCCGAAGCGCTGGTGCGCGCGATGGGCCGTACCGCCACCGGCGTGCGCGGCATGCGCCTGGTCGAGGGCGCCGATGCGGACGCCGACGGCGAGCATGACGAGGGCGAGGCAGCCGACGGCGAGAGCGCGGCACCGATCCTGGAATCGGGCTCGGAGGTGGTCAGCCTGGTGGTCGTCGACGGCGATGGCGACATCCTGACCGCCAGCGAGCGTGGCTACGGCAAGCGCACTCCGGTGGCCGACTACCCGCGCAAGGGCCGTGGCACCCGCGGCGTCATCGCGCTGAAGACCACCGAGCGCAATGGTCGCCTGGTCGGTGCGATCCAGCTGTCCGACCACCACGAGGTGCTGCTGATCTCCGATGGTGGCACGCTGGTACGCACCCGCGCGGCGGAAATCTCGCAGGTCGGCCGCAACACCCAGGGCGTGACCCTGATCCGGCTCTCCGAGGGCGAGACGCTGCAGGCGGTGGAACGCCTGGACGCGTCGCTGGACGACGAAGAAGGCATCGAGGGCGTGCCCGGCGTGGTCGCCACCACGCCCGAGGCGACCGACATGCCGCCGGAGGCCTGA